A DNA window from Alligator mississippiensis isolate rAllMis1 chromosome 11, rAllMis1, whole genome shotgun sequence contains the following coding sequences:
- the LOC132243883 gene encoding olfactory receptor 2T27-like has protein sequence MKSENETYSVDFILLGFLSRTSVHLFPMAMILLAFIAALSGNALLMLLIQVNSSLHTPMYFFLRQLAFMDICQTLIIVPKMLADFLIPGNPISPAGCGTQIFLVLTMGISECLVLAVMSYDRYIAICNPLQYPILMSRNICFVLSAGVWMGASVNALFHTVFTLALPYCGSKEIDHFFCEVPALLKLSCSDTSQYEALVFVSSVVVLLIPSSIILASYACILSRVLRMKSTKGQQKALATCSSHLTVVVMFYGAGIFMYMRPSSYHSPEQDKIVSLFYTIVPPVLNPLIYSLRNRDVLYALRKWIGKCRDFQQD, from the coding sequence ATGAAGAGTGAGAATGAAACTTATTCAGTGGACTTCATTCTGCTGGGATTCCTGAGCCGGACCAGTGTACACTTGTTCCCCATGGCCATGATCTTATTAGCCTTCATCGCTGCCTTGTCTGGGAATGCTCTTCTCATGCTTCTAATCCAAGTGAATTCCTcccttcacactcccatgtactttttcctcagaCAATTGGCCTTCATGGACATCTGTCAGACACTGATAATTGTCCCCAAAATGTTAGCTGACTTCCTGATCCCAGGCAaccccatttctccagctggctgtgggaCTCAGATTTTCCTTGTGCTGACAATGGGTATATCAGAGTGCCTCGTCTTGGCAGTCATGTCTTATGACAGGTACATAGCGATCTGCAACCCCTTGCAGTACCCCATCCTCATGAGCAGAAACATCTGCTTTGTTTTATCAGCTGGGGTCTGGATGGGAGCATCAGTAAATGCCCTGTTTCACACAGTTTTTACACTGGCTCTCCCCTACTGTGGCTCCAAAGAGATTGaccacttcttctgtgaggtcccagccctgctcaaattgtcctgctctgacacctcTCAATATGAGGCTCTGGTGTTCGTGAGTAGCGTTGTCGTGCTCCTCATCCCTTCTTCCATTATACTAGCCTCTTATGCTTGTATCCTCTCCAGGGTCCTGAGGATGAAGTCAACCAAGggacagcagaaagctctggccacctgctcctcccatctCACTGTGGTGGTCATGTTTTACGGGGCAGGcatcttcatgtacatgagacccagCTCCTACCACTCACCAGAGCAAGACAAGATTGTGTCTCTGTTTTACACCATTGTCCCCCCAGTACTGAAtccactcatctacagcctgagaaacagggatgtcttATATGCTCTCAGAAAGTGGATTGGGAAATGCAGAGACTTCCAGCAAGATTGA